A section of the Constrictibacter sp. MBR-5 genome encodes:
- a CDS encoding metalloregulator ArsR/SmtB family transcription factor, whose amino-acid sequence MRKIAHDLSPAEFAAKASQVAGVLKALANPHRLAILCHLAEVGESTVGALTEAIGLSQSALSQHLARMRQEDVVAFRRESQTLWYRIGDPRIADLMAELYRLYCTPSSRPASETEVSKPCSR is encoded by the coding sequence ATGCGCAAGATCGCACACGATCTCTCGCCGGCCGAATTCGCTGCCAAAGCGTCGCAGGTGGCGGGCGTCCTGAAGGCGCTGGCCAACCCGCACCGCTTGGCCATCCTCTGCCATCTGGCCGAGGTGGGCGAGTCGACGGTCGGTGCGTTGACGGAGGCGATCGGGCTCAGCCAGTCCGCCCTCTCCCAGCATCTCGCCCGCATGCGCCAGGAGGACGTGGTCGCTTTCCGGCGCGAATCGCAGACCCTCTGGTATCGCATCGGCGACCCGCGCATCGCCGACCTCATGGCGGAACTCTATCGCCTCTACTGCACCCCCTCCTCCCGTCCCGCATCCGAAACGGAAGTATCGAAGCCATGCAGCCGGTGA
- a CDS encoding rhodanese family protein, with the protein MQPVTPAQANALMQKGALLIDVREPDEHAREHIPGSHLAPLSRIDSQALPSGAPLVFLCRSGARTAASAGRLAAAAGGEAYLLEGGLEAWKRAGLPIEVDTRRPLELMRQVQIAAGSLALTGAILGFAVDPLFHLLSGFVGAGLIFAGVTGWCGMARLLMLAPWNRSAAA; encoded by the coding sequence ATGCAGCCGGTGACACCCGCCCAGGCGAACGCCCTGATGCAGAAGGGCGCCTTGTTGATCGACGTTCGCGAGCCCGACGAACATGCACGCGAGCACATTCCGGGCTCGCACCTCGCACCGCTATCGCGGATCGACTCTCAGGCGCTGCCGTCCGGCGCGCCGCTCGTCTTCCTCTGCCGCTCCGGAGCGCGCACCGCCGCCAGTGCCGGTCGCCTGGCGGCGGCGGCGGGTGGCGAGGCCTATCTCCTCGAGGGTGGCCTCGAGGCCTGGAAGCGCGCCGGCCTCCCCATTGAGGTCGACACGCGCCGGCCGCTCGAACTGATGCGGCAGGTGCAGATCGCGGCCGGATCGCTCGCGCTGACGGGAGCCATTCTCGGCTTCGCCGTGGATCCCCTTTTCCACCTCCTGTCCGGATTCGTCGGGGCTGGCCTGATCTTTGCGGGGGTCACGGGGTGGTGCGGCATGGCACGCCTCCTGATGCTCGCCCCCTGGAACCGCTCCGCGGCTGCGTGA
- a CDS encoding sulfite exporter TauE/SafE family protein: MDHLAVDALTGASGSLVGLVLGLVGGGGSILAVPLLVYVVGIKSAHVAIGTSAIAVAVSALANLLMHARAGNVKWRCALVFTVAGALGAVGGSMIAKMIDGQKLLVLFGVLMLVVGIMMLRRGAGDGDPAVTLCRENARRLLPRLTAGGFGVGSLSGFFGIGGGFLIVPGLMLSTGMPIGYAIGSSLVSVTGFGATTASSYAVSGLIDWRVAALFVSGGILGGLAGTTLGRRLARQKRTLGFIFAGVVIIVGVYVVARALPPLLAA; this comes from the coding sequence ATGGACCATCTTGCTGTGGACGCCCTGACCGGGGCGTCCGGGTCGCTCGTCGGCCTCGTACTCGGCCTGGTCGGCGGCGGCGGGTCGATCCTCGCGGTGCCGCTGCTCGTCTATGTCGTGGGGATCAAGTCCGCCCACGTCGCGATCGGGACGAGCGCCATCGCCGTCGCGGTCAGCGCCCTCGCCAACCTGCTGATGCACGCACGCGCCGGGAACGTGAAGTGGCGCTGCGCCCTGGTCTTCACCGTCGCCGGGGCGCTCGGTGCCGTCGGCGGCTCCATGATCGCCAAGATGATCGACGGACAGAAGCTGCTGGTCCTGTTCGGTGTCCTGATGCTCGTCGTCGGCATCATGATGCTGCGGCGCGGAGCGGGTGACGGCGATCCGGCCGTGACGCTCTGCCGCGAGAATGCGCGCAGGCTCCTGCCGCGCCTCACCGCCGGCGGCTTCGGCGTCGGCAGCCTGTCCGGCTTCTTCGGGATCGGCGGCGGGTTCCTGATCGTGCCGGGCCTGATGCTGTCGACGGGCATGCCCATCGGCTACGCGATCGGCTCGTCCCTGGTCAGCGTCACCGGCTTCGGTGCGACCACAGCGTCGAGCTACGCAGTCTCCGGGCTGATCGACTGGCGGGTCGCGGCTCTGTTCGTGTCGGGCGGCATCCTGGGCGGTCTCGCCGGAACGACGCTCGGCCGCCGCCTCGCCCGGCAGAAGCGCACCCTCGGCTTCATCTTCGCCGGCGTCGTGATCATCGTGGGCGTCTACGTGGTGGCACGCGCGCTGCCGCCGCTGCTGGCCGCCTGA